The following are encoded together in the Pseudomonas xantholysinigenes genome:
- a CDS encoding transglycosylase SLT domain-containing protein: protein MRSRLLQLASALLLTATAASAAQAVDLSQQRQYYDEAKRALAKGDKGPYLRYAQALRDYPLTPYLAYDELTARLKTASNEEIEGFLAAHGDLPQANWMKLRWLRWLAERGEWNTFNKYYDPKLNFTELDCLNGQYQLSHGQRAEGFASAEKLWNVGKSQPTACDTLFALWAAEGQLTEAKRWQRAKLAAQARNYGLATSLVKTLTTLAPQGKLLIDVAQKPELLNQPSRFTPVNEAMSDVVSLGLRRLARQDPEQAMALLDDYAQRMHFSRDEKVAIAREIGLTLARRYDPRALDLMTRYDPELRDNTVSEWRLRLLLRLGRWEDAYELTKRLPQDLASSNRWKYWQARSLELAQPNNPQIPLLYKTVARERDFYGFLAADRAQTPYHLNNKPLALSQAVINKVRNTPGVRRALEFHARGQIVEGRREWYHVSRHFNRDEMVAQARLAYDMRWYFPAIRTISQAQYWDDLDIRFPMAHRDTLVREAKVRGLHSSWVFAITRQESAFMEDARSSVGASGLMQLMPGTAKETARKFSIPLASPAQVLNPDKNIQLGAAYLSQVHSQFNGNRVLASAAYNAGPGRVRQWLKGAKHLSFDVWVESIPFDETRQYVQNVLSYSVIYGQKLNSPQPLVDWHERYFDDM, encoded by the coding sequence ATGCGCAGCCGCCTGTTACAACTTGCTTCCGCCCTGCTGCTCACCGCCACTGCCGCGAGTGCCGCACAGGCTGTCGACCTCAGCCAACAACGCCAGTACTACGATGAAGCCAAGCGCGCCCTGGCCAAGGGCGACAAAGGCCCGTACCTGCGCTACGCCCAGGCCCTGCGCGACTACCCGCTCACGCCATACCTGGCCTACGACGAGTTGACCGCGCGCCTGAAGACCGCCAGCAACGAGGAAATCGAAGGTTTCCTCGCCGCCCATGGCGACCTGCCCCAGGCCAACTGGATGAAACTGCGCTGGTTGCGCTGGCTGGCCGAACGCGGCGAGTGGAACACCTTCAATAAATACTATGACCCCAAGCTGAACTTCACCGAACTGGACTGCCTCAACGGCCAGTACCAGCTCAGCCACGGCCAGCGCGCCGAAGGCTTCGCCAGCGCCGAAAAACTGTGGAACGTCGGCAAGTCGCAACCCACCGCCTGCGACACCCTGTTTGCCCTGTGGGCCGCCGAAGGCCAACTGACCGAGGCCAAGCGCTGGCAGCGCGCCAAGCTGGCGGCCCAGGCCCGCAACTATGGCCTGGCCACCAGCCTGGTGAAGACCCTCACCACCCTCGCCCCCCAGGGCAAGTTGCTGATCGACGTGGCGCAAAAGCCCGAACTGCTCAACCAGCCTTCGCGCTTCACTCCGGTCAACGAAGCCATGTCGGACGTTGTCAGCCTCGGCCTGCGCCGCCTGGCCCGCCAGGATCCCGAGCAGGCCATGGCGCTGCTCGACGACTACGCCCAGCGCATGCACTTCTCCCGCGACGAGAAAGTCGCCATCGCCCGCGAAATCGGCCTGACCCTGGCGCGCCGCTACGACCCGCGCGCCCTCGACCTGATGACCCGCTACGACCCCGAACTACGCGACAACACCGTCAGCGAATGGCGCCTGCGCCTGCTGCTGCGCCTGGGCCGCTGGGAAGATGCCTATGAGCTGACCAAACGCCTGCCCCAGGACCTGGCCAGCAGCAACCGCTGGAAATACTGGCAGGCGCGCAGCCTTGAGCTGGCGCAGCCGAACAATCCGCAAATCCCGCTGCTGTACAAGACCGTTGCCCGCGAGCGCGACTTCTACGGTTTCCTCGCCGCCGACCGGGCGCAGACCCCTTACCATCTGAACAACAAGCCACTGGCACTGAGCCAGGCGGTGATCAACAAGGTGCGCAACACCCCGGGCGTGCGTCGCGCCCTGGAGTTCCACGCCCGCGGCCAGATCGTCGAGGGCCGCCGCGAGTGGTACCACGTCAGCCGCCACTTCAACCGTGACGAAATGGTCGCCCAGGCACGCCTGGCCTATGACATGCGCTGGTACTTCCCGGCCATCCGCACCATCAGCCAGGCCCAGTACTGGGACGACCTGGATATTCGCTTCCCCATGGCCCACCGCGACACCCTGGTGCGCGAGGCCAAGGTCCGTGGCCTGCATTCGAGCTGGGTATTCGCCATTACCCGCCAGGAGAGCGCGTTCATGGAGGACGCCCGCTCCAGCGTCGGCGCCAGCGGCCTGATGCAATTGATGCCGGGCACGGCCAAGGAGACCGCGCGCAAGTTCAGCATTCCGCTAGCCTCGCCGGCCCAGGTGCTCAACCCAGACAAGAACATCCAGCTTGGCGCCGCCTACCTGAGCCAGGTGCACAGCCAGTTCAACGGCAACCGCGTGCTGGCCTCGGCGGCCTACAACGCCGGCCCCGGCCGCGTGCGCCAGTGGCTCAAGGGCGCCAAGCACCTGAGCTTCGATGTGTGGGTGGAATCGATCCCGTTCGATGAGACCCGCCAGTACGTGCAGAACGTGCTGTCGTATTCGGTCATCTACGGGCAGAAGCTCAATTCACCGCAGCCGCTGGTGGATTGGCACGAGCGTTATTTCGACGACATGTAA
- a CDS encoding ATP-binding cassette domain-containing protein, producing the protein MTLLKLSDVSLAFGAMPLLDKVSWQIARGERVCIIGRNGTGKSSMLRLVKGEQKPDDGDIWRAPGLKIGELPQELPVADERSVFDVVAAGLDGVGELLAQYHHLSQNIHGDEDLDKLMHVQHELEARDGWRLQQVVESTLSRLQLPADKTLAELSGGWRRRVLLAQALVSEPDLLLLDEPTNHLDIGAIAWLEEALSGFNGAVLFITHDRSFLQNLATRILELDRGGLIDWNGDYASFLVHKEAELAAEATANALFDKRLAQEEVWIRQGIKARRTRNEGRVRALKALRVERSERRDRQGKANIQIEVADKSGKQVMLLEDVSFAHAGGPKLVKDFSMVLQRQDRIGLLGANGTGKTTLLKLMLGDLEPTSGKVERGTKLEVAYFDQMRHQLDLEKTVIDNLAEGRDFIEIDGQNRHVLSYLGDFLFSPQRARTPVKALSGGERARLLLAKLFSKPANLLVLDEPTNDLDVETLELLEEVLSNYKGTVLMVSHDRAFLDNVVTSTLVFEGEGRVREYVGGYEDWIRQGGSPKLLGVTESKGGKSELNSAVVEPVAEVVAPAAAAAAPDASKKKLSYKLQRELEALPGQIDALERQMAEVQEEVNASSFYQRPIAETSAVLARLEKLQGELDVLVERWAELEG; encoded by the coding sequence ATGACCCTGCTCAAATTAAGCGATGTGTCCCTCGCGTTCGGCGCCATGCCGCTGCTGGACAAGGTTTCCTGGCAGATCGCCCGAGGTGAGCGGGTGTGCATCATCGGCCGCAACGGCACGGGCAAGTCGAGCATGCTGCGCTTGGTCAAGGGTGAGCAGAAGCCCGATGACGGCGATATCTGGCGTGCGCCAGGCCTGAAGATCGGCGAGCTGCCGCAGGAGTTGCCGGTGGCCGACGAGCGCAGCGTGTTCGACGTGGTCGCCGCAGGCCTGGATGGCGTCGGCGAGCTGCTGGCGCAGTACCATCACCTGAGCCAGAACATTCACGGCGACGAGGATCTGGACAAGCTCATGCATGTCCAGCACGAGCTGGAGGCCCGCGACGGCTGGCGTCTGCAGCAGGTGGTGGAAAGCACCCTGAGCCGCCTGCAACTGCCAGCCGACAAGACCCTCGCCGAGCTTTCCGGTGGCTGGCGCCGCCGTGTGCTGCTGGCCCAGGCGCTGGTGTCCGAGCCCGACCTGCTGCTGCTCGACGAGCCGACCAACCACCTGGACATCGGTGCCATCGCCTGGCTCGAAGAGGCCCTGAGCGGTTTCAATGGCGCCGTGCTGTTCATCACCCACGACCGTTCCTTCCTGCAGAACCTGGCCACGCGCATCCTCGAACTGGACCGTGGCGGGCTGATCGACTGGAACGGCGACTACGCCAGCTTCCTGGTGCACAAGGAGGCCGAGCTTGCCGCCGAGGCCACTGCCAACGCGCTGTTCGACAAGCGCCTGGCCCAGGAAGAGGTATGGATTCGCCAGGGCATCAAGGCCCGGCGTACCCGCAACGAAGGTCGCGTGCGCGCGCTCAAGGCGCTGCGCGTCGAGCGTAGCGAGCGCCGTGACCGCCAGGGCAAGGCCAACATCCAGATCGAAGTGGCGGACAAGTCCGGCAAGCAGGTGATGCTGCTCGAGGACGTCAGCTTCGCCCATGCCGGCGGGCCGAAACTGGTCAAGGACTTCTCCATGGTGTTGCAGCGCCAGGACCGCATCGGCCTGCTCGGCGCCAACGGTACCGGCAAGACCACCTTGCTCAAGCTGATGCTCGGCGATCTGGAGCCGACCAGCGGCAAGGTCGAGCGTGGTACCAAGCTGGAAGTGGCGTATTTCGACCAGATGCGTCACCAGCTCGACCTGGAAAAGACGGTCATCGACAACCTGGCCGAAGGCCGCGACTTCATCGAGATCGATGGCCAGAACCGCCACGTGCTCAGCTACCTCGGCGACTTCCTGTTCAGCCCGCAGCGTGCGCGTACCCCGGTCAAGGCCTTGTCGGGCGGCGAGCGCGCGCGCCTGCTGCTGGCCAAGCTGTTCAGCAAACCGGCCAACCTGCTGGTGCTGGACGAACCGACCAACGACCTGGATGTGGAAACCCTCGAGCTGCTCGAAGAGGTGCTGTCCAACTACAAGGGTACAGTGCTGATGGTCAGCCACGACCGGGCCTTCCTCGATAACGTGGTCACCAGCACCCTGGTGTTCGAGGGTGAAGGGCGGGTGCGCGAGTATGTCGGTGGTTACGAGGACTGGATCCGTCAGGGCGGCTCGCCGAAGTTGCTGGGTGTGACCGAGAGCAAGGGCGGCAAGTCCGAGCTCAACAGCGCGGTGGTCGAGCCGGTGGCTGAGGTGGTTGCGCCCGCAGCGGCTGCCGCGGCGCCCGACGCGTCGAAGAAGAAGCTCAGCTACAAGTTGCAGCGTGAGCTGGAAGCCTTGCCGGGGCAGATTGATGCGTTGGAGCGGCAAATGGCCGAGGTGCAGGAAGAGGTCAATGCCTCGAGCTTCTACCAGCGCCCCATCGCTGAAACCTCGGCGGTGTTGGCCCGGCTTGAGAAGCTGCAGGGTGAACTGGATGTGCTGGTGGAGCGTTGGGCTGAGCTGGAAGGTTAA
- a CDS encoding MOSC domain-containing protein encodes MILSALYRYPVKSAQAQSLLASPVGNLGLQGDRRWLVVEAENGRFLTQRAWPQLGQISADYAAQGQLLLAAPGWPVLEVPVPGADDELRGVTIWRDTLRVPDAGDAAAAWLSELLGKSVRLVYCPEQRARYLPSGYGLNSDRAAFPDGFPLLLIGQASLDELSRRVGRSMEMLRFRPNLVVEGAEPFAEDGWKRIRIGAMTFRVLKPSVRCILTTLDPATGERSPDREPLTTLKTFREREGDVLFGQNLAVDGEGELKVGMAVEVLE; translated from the coding sequence ATGATTCTGAGTGCGTTGTATCGTTATCCGGTGAAGTCGGCACAGGCCCAGAGCCTGTTGGCATCTCCCGTGGGCAACCTGGGGTTGCAGGGAGATCGGCGCTGGCTGGTGGTGGAGGCGGAGAATGGCCGTTTTCTCACGCAGCGGGCCTGGCCGCAGCTCGGGCAGATCAGTGCCGATTATGCTGCCCAGGGTCAGTTGCTGCTGGCTGCGCCGGGGTGGCCAGTGCTGGAAGTGCCGGTGCCGGGCGCCGATGATGAGCTGCGGGGCGTCACCATCTGGCGTGACACCTTGCGCGTGCCTGATGCCGGCGATGCCGCTGCGGCCTGGCTCAGTGAGCTGCTGGGTAAATCGGTCAGGCTGGTGTACTGCCCCGAACAGCGCGCCCGTTACCTGCCCAGCGGCTACGGCTTGAACAGTGACCGGGCGGCCTTCCCAGATGGTTTTCCGCTGCTGCTGATTGGCCAGGCCTCGCTGGATGAGCTGAGCCGCCGGGTGGGGCGCTCCATGGAGATGTTGCGTTTTCGCCCGAACCTGGTGGTCGAAGGCGCCGAGCCTTTCGCTGAAGACGGTTGGAAACGCATCCGCATCGGCGCCATGACCTTCCGTGTGCTCAAGCCCAGTGTGCGCTGCATTCTCACCACTCTCGACCCCGCCACTGGCGAACGCAGCCCGGACCGGGAGCCGCTGACGACCCTTAAGACATTCCGCGAACGGGAAGGGGATGTGCTGTTTGGCCAGAACCTGGCGGTGGATGGCGAGGGCGAACTGAAGGTGGGGATGGCGGTTGAAGTGCTGGAGTAG
- a CDS encoding DUF1653 domain-containing protein — protein sequence MQIQPGVYRHYKGPEYRVFSAARHSESEEWMVFYQCLYGDYSFWVRPLSMFQESVEVDGEQVPRFALVKAEEGLPELHGKAHE from the coding sequence ATGCAGATACAACCTGGTGTGTACCGGCATTACAAAGGCCCTGAGTACCGCGTATTCAGCGCGGCGCGCCATTCCGAGAGCGAAGAGTGGATGGTCTTCTACCAGTGCCTGTATGGTGATTACAGCTTCTGGGTCAGGCCGCTTTCGATGTTCCAGGAGTCGGTCGAGGTTGACGGCGAGCAGGTGCCACGCTTTGCTTTGGTCAAGGCCGAAGAAGGCTTGCCTGAGCTGCATGGCAAGGCGCACGAGTGA
- the fadA gene encoding acetyl-CoA C-acyltransferase FadA: protein MSLNPRDVVIVDFGRTPMGRSKGGMHRNTRAEDLSAHLISKLLERNDKVDPKEVEDVIWGCVNQTLEQGWNVARMASLMTQIPHTSAAQTVSRLCGSSMSALHTAAQAIMTGNGDVFVVGGVEHMGHVSMMHGVDPNPHLSLHAAKASGMMGLTAEMLGKMHGITREQQDLFGLRSHQLAHKATVEGKFKDEIIPIQGYDENGFLKVFDYDETIRPETTLEGLASLKPAFNPKGGTVTAGTSSQITDGASCMIVMSGQRAMDLGIQPLAVIRSMAVAGVDPAIMGYGPVPATQKALKRAGLSIADIDFFELNEAFAAQALPVLKDLKVLDKMDEKVNLHGGAIALGHPFGCSGARISGTLLNVMKQNGGTLGVATMCVGLGQGITTVFERV, encoded by the coding sequence ATGAGCCTGAATCCAAGAGACGTGGTGATTGTCGACTTCGGTCGCACGCCGATGGGCCGCTCCAAGGGTGGCATGCACCGTAACACCCGCGCCGAAGACCTGTCCGCGCACCTGATCAGCAAGCTGCTGGAGCGCAACGACAAGGTCGACCCGAAAGAAGTCGAGGACGTGATCTGGGGCTGCGTCAACCAGACCCTGGAACAGGGCTGGAACGTCGCGCGCATGGCCTCGCTGATGACCCAGATCCCGCACACCTCGGCGGCGCAGACCGTCAGCCGCCTGTGCGGCTCGTCGATGAGCGCGTTGCACACCGCTGCCCAGGCGATCATGACCGGCAACGGCGATGTGTTCGTGGTCGGTGGCGTGGAGCACATGGGCCACGTCAGCATGATGCATGGCGTCGACCCTAACCCGCACCTGTCCTTGCACGCCGCCAAGGCTTCCGGGATGATGGGCCTCACCGCCGAGATGCTGGGCAAGATGCACGGCATCACCCGTGAGCAACAGGACCTGTTCGGCCTGCGTTCGCACCAGCTTGCCCACAAGGCAACCGTCGAAGGCAAGTTCAAGGACGAGATCATCCCTATCCAGGGCTACGACGAGAACGGCTTCCTGAAGGTCTTCGACTACGACGAGACCATTCGCCCGGAAACCACCCTCGAGGGCCTGGCGTCGCTCAAGCCGGCGTTCAACCCGAAAGGCGGTACCGTCACTGCCGGTACTTCGTCGCAGATCACCGACGGTGCTTCGTGCATGATCGTCATGTCCGGTCAGCGCGCCATGGACCTGGGCATCCAGCCATTGGCGGTGATCCGCTCGATGGCCGTGGCCGGTGTCGATCCGGCGATCATGGGCTACGGTCCGGTGCCCGCCACGCAGAAAGCGCTCAAGCGCGCGGGTCTGAGCATCGCCGATATCGACTTCTTCGAGCTCAACGAAGCCTTTGCCGCACAGGCCCTGCCAGTGCTCAAGGATCTGAAAGTGCTCGACAAGATGGATGAGAAGGTTAACCTGCACGGCGGCGCCATTGCCCTGGGTCACCCGTTCGGTTGCTCTGGTGCGCGGATTTCCGGCACCCTGCTCAACGTCATGAAGCAAAATGGCGGTACCCTGGGCGTCGCCACCATGTGTGTCGGCCTGGGTCAAGGCATCACCACTGTCTTCGAACGCGTCTGA
- a CDS encoding histidine kinase, producing MDSTPLHNGAVQDFLQDAQVLLARSQECLQHLELIDNDADACHCLNETLDTLAQRADALGLVEVAHYTRTLQQLLAPACGQRHLHGEALPAVTACLTLLAWQLELVDTHSGRLDMDTEEQQQLLGELASLLGQPSGQMCAPCHATGSLCAHPHPGDAQAPRAHSTPGRPH from the coding sequence ATGGATAGCACGCCACTGCACAACGGCGCCGTGCAGGACTTCCTGCAAGATGCGCAGGTCCTGTTGGCCAGGTCCCAAGAGTGCCTGCAGCACCTGGAACTGATCGACAACGACGCCGACGCCTGCCACTGCCTCAACGAGACCCTCGATACCCTGGCGCAACGGGCTGACGCGCTCGGCCTTGTCGAAGTGGCCCACTACACACGCACCCTGCAACAATTGCTGGCACCTGCCTGTGGCCAGCGCCACCTGCACGGCGAGGCCCTGCCGGCGGTGACTGCCTGCCTGACCTTGCTGGCCTGGCAACTGGAACTGGTCGACACCCACAGCGGCCGCCTGGACATGGACACCGAGGAGCAGCAGCAATTGCTGGGCGAACTGGCCAGCCTGCTTGGCCAACCGAGCGGACAAATGTGCGCGCCGTGCCATGCCACGGGCAGCCTTTGTGCCCACCCTCACCCCGGCGACGCGCAGGCGCCCCGTGCCCACAGCACACCTGGACGCCCACACTAA
- the fadB gene encoding fatty acid oxidation complex subunit alpha FadB, which yields MIYEGKAITVKALESGIVELKFDLKGESVNKFNRLTLNELRQAVDAIKADASVKGVIVSSGKDVFIVGADITEFVDNFKLPEAELVAGNLEANRIFSDFEDLQVPTVVAINGIALGGGLEMCLAADYRVMSSAAKIGLPEVKLGIYPGFGGTVRLPRLIGSDNAIEWIASGKENRAEDALKVGAVDAVVAPELLQAGALDLVKRAISGELDYKAKRQPKLEKLKLNAIEQMMAFETAKGFVAGQAGPNYPAPVEAIKTIQKAANFGRDKALEVEAAGFAKLAKTSVAESLIGLFLNDQELKRKAKAHDEIAHDVKQAAVLGAGIMGGGIAYQSAVKGTPILMKDIREEAIQLGLNEASKLLGKRVEKGRLTPAKMAEALNAIRPTLSYGDFANVDIVVEAVVENPKVKQAVLAEVEGQVKDDAILASNTSTISINLLAKALKRPENFVGMHFFNPVHMMPLVEVIRGEKSSEVAVATTVAYAKKMGKNPIVVNDCPGFLVNRVLFPYFGGFAKLVSAGVDFVRIDKVMEKFGWPMGPAYLMDVVGIDTGHHGRDVMAEGFPDRMKDDRRSAVDALYEANRLGQKNGKGFYAYETDKRGKPKKVADASVLDVLKPIVFEQREVSDEDIINWMMVPLCLETVRCLEDGIVETAAEADMGLVYGIGFPPFRGGALRYIDSIGVAEFVALADKYADLGPLYHPTAKLREMAKNGQRFFN from the coding sequence ATGATTTACGAAGGTAAAGCCATCACGGTTAAGGCTCTTGAAAGCGGCATCGTCGAACTGAAGTTCGACCTCAAGGGTGAGTCCGTCAACAAGTTCAACCGCCTCACTCTGAACGAGCTGCGCCAGGCAGTGGACGCGATCAAGGCCGATGCGTCGGTCAAGGGCGTGATCGTCAGCAGTGGCAAGGACGTGTTCATCGTCGGCGCCGACATCACCGAGTTCGTCGACAACTTCAAGCTGCCCGAGGCCGAACTGGTCGCCGGCAACCTGGAAGCCAACCGCATTTTCAGTGACTTCGAAGACCTGCAGGTGCCGACCGTCGTCGCCATCAACGGCATCGCCCTGGGTGGCGGCCTGGAGATGTGCCTGGCGGCTGACTACCGGGTCATGTCCAGTGCCGCGAAGATCGGCCTGCCGGAAGTCAAGCTGGGCATCTACCCAGGCTTTGGCGGCACCGTGCGCCTGCCGCGCCTGATCGGCTCGGACAACGCCATCGAGTGGATCGCCTCGGGCAAGGAAAACCGTGCCGAAGACGCCCTTAAAGTCGGCGCCGTCGATGCCGTGGTGGCCCCTGAGCTGCTGCAGGCCGGTGCCCTGGACCTGGTCAAGCGCGCCATCAGCGGTGAGCTGGACTACAAGGCCAAGCGCCAGCCCAAGCTCGAGAAGCTCAAGCTCAACGCCATCGAACAGATGATGGCCTTCGAAACCGCCAAGGGCTTCGTTGCTGGCCAGGCCGGCCCGAACTACCCGGCTCCGGTCGAAGCCATCAAAACCATCCAGAAAGCCGCCAACTTTGGCCGCGACAAGGCCCTGGAAGTCGAGGCCGCCGGTTTCGCCAAGCTGGCCAAGACCTCGGTCGCCGAAAGCCTGATCGGCCTGTTCCTCAACGACCAGGAGCTCAAGCGCAAGGCCAAGGCCCATGACGAGATCGCCCACGACGTGAAGCAGGCCGCCGTGCTCGGCGCCGGCATCATGGGTGGCGGCATCGCCTACCAGTCGGCGGTCAAGGGCACGCCGATCCTGATGAAGGACATCCGCGAGGAAGCCATCCAGCTGGGCCTGAACGAGGCTTCCAAGCTGCTTGGCAAGCGCGTCGAGAAGGGGCGTCTGACCCCGGCGAAGATGGCCGAGGCGCTCAACGCCATTCGTCCGACCCTGTCCTACGGTGATTTCGCCAACGTCGACATCGTCGTCGAGGCCGTGGTCGAGAACCCGAAAGTCAAGCAGGCAGTGCTGGCCGAGGTGGAAGGGCAGGTGAAGGACGACGCGATCCTCGCCTCCAATACCTCGACCATCTCTATCAACCTGCTGGCCAAGGCGCTCAAGCGTCCGGAAAACTTCGTCGGCATGCACTTCTTCAACCCGGTGCACATGATGCCGCTGGTGGAAGTCATCCGCGGCGAGAAGTCCAGCGAAGTCGCGGTCGCGACTACCGTTGCCTACGCCAAGAAGATGGGCAAGAACCCGATCGTGGTCAACGACTGCCCGGGCTTCCTGGTCAACCGCGTGCTGTTCCCGTACTTCGGCGGTTTCGCCAAGCTGGTCAGCGCCGGTGTCGACTTCGTGCGCATCGACAAGGTCATGGAGAAGTTCGGCTGGCCGATGGGCCCGGCCTACCTGATGGACGTCGTTGGCATCGACACCGGTCACCACGGCCGTGACGTGATGGCCGAAGGCTTCCCGGACCGCATGAAGGACGACCGTCGCTCCGCCGTCGACGCCCTGTACGAGGCCAATCGCCTGGGCCAGAAGAACGGCAAGGGCTTCTACGCCTACGAGACCGACAAGCGCGGCAAGCCGAAGAAGGTCGCCGACGCCAGCGTGCTCGACGTGCTCAAGCCGATCGTCTTCGAGCAGCGTGAAGTCAGCGATGAGGACATCATCAACTGGATGATGGTGCCGCTGTGCCTGGAGACCGTGCGCTGCCTCGAAGACGGCATCGTCGAAACCGCCGCCGAAGCCGACATGGGTCTGGTCTACGGCATCGGTTTCCCTCCCTTCCGCGGTGGCGCGCTGCGCTACATCGATTCGATCGGGGTCGCCGAGTTCGTCGCACTGGCCGACAAGTACGCCGACCTGGGGCCGCTGTACCACCCCACTGCGAAGCTGCGCGAAATGGCCAAGAACGGCCAGCGCTTCTTCAACTGA
- a CDS encoding universal stress protein, producing MSYEHLLVAVDLTEECDPVIKRAKTIALASGAKVSLVHIVEPMAMAFGGDVPMDLSQLQQQQFDQAKERMERLFNKYPDIHKGDSHLVYGQPRQEIHELAKKQACDLIVVGSHGRHGLALLLGSTANDVLHGAPCDVLAVRLQKKE from the coding sequence ATGTCCTATGAACATCTTCTGGTCGCCGTCGACCTGACCGAAGAATGCGACCCGGTGATCAAGCGCGCCAAAACCATTGCCCTGGCCAGCGGGGCCAAGGTGTCCCTGGTGCATATCGTCGAGCCCATGGCCATGGCCTTCGGCGGCGATGTGCCGATGGACCTGTCGCAGTTGCAGCAGCAACAGTTCGACCAGGCCAAGGAGCGCATGGAGCGGCTGTTCAACAAGTATCCGGACATCCACAAAGGCGACTCGCACCTGGTCTATGGCCAGCCGCGCCAGGAAATCCACGAGCTTGCCAAGAAGCAAGCCTGCGACCTGATCGTGGTTGGCAGCCATGGCCGCCACGGCCTGGCGCTGTTGCTGGGCTCCACCGCCAATGACGTGCTGCACGGCGCGCCGTGCGATGTATTGGCGGTGCGGTTGCAGAAAAAAGAATAA
- a CDS encoding chemotaxis protein CheV, producing the protein MAGILDTVDQRTQLVGENRLEILMFRLAGRQLFAINVFKVQEVLQLPKLTLMPQRHAFVCGVVNLRGQTLPVIDLSQAIGMRPLQPGPDSTIIVTEYNRSVQAFLVGGVDRIVNMNWEAIMPPPTSAGRQHYLTAITKVDEKLVEIIDVEKVLAEIVPYSAKVSRDKLEDPLLARARGREVLLVDDSSVALAQLRETLSQLGVKLHTASDGLKALRLLKGWADAGEDVCEKLLMVFTDAEMPEMDGYRLTTEIRNDPRLRGLYVVLHTSLSGSFNESMVKKVGCDNFLSKFQPDRLVDVVRQRLGLDHAAV; encoded by the coding sequence ATGGCTGGCATTCTCGACACGGTAGACCAACGTACGCAGCTGGTGGGTGAGAACCGCCTGGAAATCCTCATGTTCCGCCTGGCCGGCCGCCAGCTGTTCGCCATCAACGTGTTCAAGGTTCAGGAGGTGCTGCAACTGCCCAAGCTGACCTTGATGCCGCAACGCCACGCGTTCGTCTGTGGGGTGGTCAACCTGCGCGGGCAGACCTTGCCGGTGATCGACCTGTCCCAAGCGATCGGCATGCGCCCGCTGCAACCAGGGCCGGACAGCACCATCATCGTCACCGAGTACAACCGCTCGGTGCAGGCCTTCCTGGTGGGCGGCGTCGACCGCATCGTCAACATGAACTGGGAAGCCATCATGCCGCCGCCGACCAGCGCCGGCCGTCAACACTACCTCACGGCGATTACCAAGGTCGACGAGAAGCTGGTGGAGATCATCGATGTGGAGAAGGTCCTGGCCGAGATCGTGCCCTACAGCGCCAAGGTCTCCCGCGACAAGCTCGAGGATCCGCTGCTGGCCCGTGCCCGTGGCCGCGAAGTCTTGCTGGTGGACGACTCCAGCGTGGCCCTGGCGCAGTTGCGCGAGACCCTGTCGCAACTGGGCGTGAAGCTGCACACGGCCAGCGACGGCCTCAAGGCGCTGCGCCTGCTCAAGGGTTGGGCCGATGCCGGCGAGGATGTCTGCGAAAAACTGCTGATGGTCTTCACCGATGCGGAAATGCCCGAGATGGACGGTTACCGATTGACCACCGAGATTCGCAACGATCCGCGCCTGCGCGGCTTGTACGTGGTGCTGCACACCTCGCTGTCGGGCAGTTTCAACGAATCGATGGTGAAGAAGGTTGGTTGCGACAACTTCCTCTCCAAGTTCCAGCCGGATCGCCTGGTGGACGTGGTGCGCCAGCGCTTGGGCCTGGATCACGCCGCGGTGTAA